One stretch of Eupeodes corollae chromosome 2, idEupCoro1.1, whole genome shotgun sequence DNA includes these proteins:
- the LOC129944835 gene encoding uncharacterized protein LOC129944835 — MNENNVSYVWDGQFTSEDFEAEMGVRQGCVLSTLLFILFINDIVEEVGGGIEFGSLRIPCLIFADDIVFLAESVDGMQLMINRLEHYCDLWNLTVNLGKSKMMIFRDGGGRYSRNERWTYKGQNLEIVREYNYLGVLICANLNVKKHFETKLAEAKRAISSIWGRCIESRFVDHSAKIQIFRATASSIMLYGAQVWGCWQFDIVEKFQRYFLKRIFRLTACTPNYMVHLETTMPPLFLNTLKLHIDFIMKLLEMDETRLPKLILKSVIILRGNLVKKWEEIGVECGERLQIQPGIGPTILRNMFQNLLGGVARSAYSGYTLEAQSS, encoded by the coding sequence ATGAATGAAAACAATGTGTCCTATGTTTGGGACGGACAATTTACATCAGAGGACTTTGAAGCGGAAATGGGAGTAAGGCAAGGATGTGTGTTGAGTACTTTgctgttcattttgtttataaatgacattgtcGAGGAAGTGGGAGGGGGTATTGAGTTCGGAAGTTTACGAATACCGTGCCTcattttcgctgacgacatagTTTTTCTGGCGGAATCAGTTGACGGAATGCAGCTCATGATCAACCGTCTGGAGCACTACTGTGATCTTTGGAACCTGACTGTTAACCTTGGAAAGTCTAAAATGATGATCTTCAGGGATGGAGGTGGAAGATACTCGAGAAACGAAAGGTGGACCTACAAGGGTCAGAATTTGGAAATTGTTCGAGAGTATAATTATCTCGGTGTATTGATCTGTGCTAACCTTAAcgttaaaaaacatttcgaaactAAATTAGCCGAGGCAAAGAGAGCTATTTCTTCAATCTGGGGACGTTGTATAGAGAGTAGGTTTGTGGACCATAGCGCAAAGATCCAGATATTTCGTGCCACTGCTTCTTCCATCATGTTGTATGGTGCTCAAGTGTGGGGTTGCTGGCAGTTTGATattgttgaaaagtttcaaagatattttcttaaacgcATTTTTCGGTTGACGGCCTGTACTCCAAATTACATGGTGCACCTTGAAACTACAATGCCACCGTTATTCTTAAATACGCTAAAATTACATATCGATTTTATAATGAAGCTGCTGGAGATGGATGAAACAAGACTACCAAAATTGATCCTCAAGTCGGTAATTATTTTAAGAGGCAACCTCGTCAAAAAATGGGAAGAAATAGGCGTTGAGTGTGGAGAAAGGTTACAGATTCAACCAGGTATCGGACCCACTATTCTGAGaaacatgtttcaaaatttactggGTGGTGTAGCGCGCTCAGCTTACAGTGGTTATACCTTGGAAGCTCAATCTTCGTAA